The following are encoded in a window of Oncorhynchus masou masou isolate Uvic2021 chromosome 17, UVic_Omas_1.1, whole genome shotgun sequence genomic DNA:
- the LOC135558228 gene encoding V-type proton ATPase subunit S1-like protein, with translation MAAHAFLFSALLSALSQPALSLDQVPALLERSPEEDYVTEVPYPAGRIRAGGLDGMSLETQGYVPTKETPLRRLLKLHGWHLLNQHGHGKGKRKLLQSPIHGPYSPLSVAYNGKTCILFKAKRLAIRYQNHTFVDLTERTFGPNAPVDTKGSICTKEKATLSLKFGDVEDLRGLAIRLQMSNIFYESAGQNWFTLDSVHIHYNWTHEATFNASEVYAPATSSYHCQHVSSQHKYDTLLVPSSHTDTSANWHITFTDFQIQAFNVMSDKFASASDCANFLTPAILMGLVTSLILLLVLAYALHMVVHLKHIDRYEEQKAMVYFPRRLSKALECRASQQCELPDKNYL, from the exons cCCAGAAGAGGACTATGTTACAGAGGTTCCATACCCAGCTGGGAGAATCAGAGCGG gtggtcTTGATGGAATGAGCTTGGAGACTCAGGGTTATGTGCCCACTAAAGAAACCCCACTCAGAAGATTACTGAag CTGCATGGCTGGCACCTCCTCAACCAGCATGGCCATGGCAAGGGCAAGAGAAAGCTGCTCCAGTCCCCCATCCACGGGCCCTACTCTCCCCTAAGCGTGGCCTACAATGGCAAGACCTGCATCCTTTTCAAGGCCAAGCGGCTGGCCATCCGCTACCAGAACCACACATTCGTAGACCTGACGGAGAGGACCTTTGGACCCAACGCCCCTGTGGACACCAAGGGTTCCATCTGCACCAAGGAGAAGGCTAC GCTCTCGCTAAAGTTTGGAGATGTGGAGGATCTCAGGGGACTTGCTATCAGGCTGCAGATGTCCAACATTTTCTACGAGTCAGCAGGGCAGAACTGGTTCACCTTAGACAGCGTCCACATCCACTACAATTGGACCCATGAAGCTACGTTCAACGCCAGTGAGGTGTACGCCCCCGCCACCTCCTCCTACCACTGCCAGCATGTCAGCAGTCAGCACAAATATGACACCCTTCTGGTGCCCAGCTCACACACCGACACCTCAGCTAACTGGCACATCACGTTTACTGACTTCCAG atccagGCGTTCAACGTCATGTCTGATAAGTTTGCGTCTGCCAGCGACTGTGCCAACTTCCTGACCCCAGCCATCCTGATGGGCCTGGTGACCTCTCTGATCCTGCTGTTGGTCCTGGCCTACGCTCTGCACATGGTGGTCCACCTCAAACACATTGACCGCTACGAGGAACAGAAAGCTATGGTGTACTTCCCACGCAGGCTGAGCAAAGCTCTAGAATGCAGAGCCTCACAGCAGTGTGAGTTACCTGACAAGAACTACCtgtga